The proteins below are encoded in one region of Acidobacteriota bacterium:
- a CDS encoding HEAT repeat domain-containing protein → MTSRLLRVNARLKTSHGCARQASAISGLLSSLIKTLDDSDASVRAAAAKALSNFGGPASIEALKKRMEAEESIHVRASLEQALEKLRD, encoded by the coding sequence GTGACATCTCGCCTTTTGCGCGTCAACGCGCGGCTGAAGACCTCTCACGGATGTGCGCGTCAGGCCAGCGCGATCAGCGGATTGCTGTCCTCGTTAATCAAGACACTTGATGACAGCGACGCCTCAGTGCGCGCCGCCGCGGCGAAGGCCTTAAGCAACTTTGGTGGTCCGGCTTCAATCGAAGCGCTCAAGAAAAGAATGGAAGCGGAGGAGTCAATACACGTGAGGGCATCCTTGGAGCAGGCGCTTGAAAAGTTGCGCGATTAA
- a CDS encoding PBP1A family penicillin-binding protein, with the protein MFSVNKLRLQGRGLALSPNWLQEFFREYTFLSLVALSVIAGMMFGATVAYQASMTEQAQEVAGLANYRPNLVTRVIAGDGKTVVGEFSLERRIPVTFDQIPETMKNAVFAIEDDRFFQHIGVDPIRIVTAAFKNLIKSRKAEGASTLTQQLARSLYLTPEKTYTRKIREILFALQIERYYTKEQIMEMYCNYIFLGGGAYGFEAASQYYFSKSLKDLTLEESALLAGLPKAPSLYSPTRDEKAALDRRNVVLYRMHEEGYITNDEYNRARQTRINLNISPPQNANNSIFGYFVESVRQESEETFGTWQTQTGGMNIYTTIDGAAQREAVRAVRRGLHAYEDRHGKRWRGKLTNILDQKPPGDISHYSHPDWMGDYVAGEYIYGLVMSVGTSSAEVRFGDYRASLTDAATKWAGGPPSKLLRKGDLAVFKVNKADNDKKVLEVTLDQLPSVDGSLICLESKTGDVKAMVGGYDFATRKFNNATQAERQTGSTFKPFIYAAAVENGFTPDTVVSAEPFVDPVTGWSPANYDGSSGGGMMPLRSALQQSINVVAVRLLSIVGVDKGANIVKRFGLPNPMKRVLPSALGATEEPLLDMVSAYSVFSNQGVRVKPHLIKRVTDSDGDMKQEWNSESSKAISPWVASQMQVMMRGVVTGGTAGSMMANKELAKRMICGKTGTVNDFTDAWFIGYTPTYTAGVWIGYPGLKKTLGNKEAGSVAALPMWIHFMEKFLKDKPNDQFPKNVPPDKEVIARRSEAERAIREAQAGEAAARSTDELSDKAKSVAQDEETPKETKEPKDRSAPRMVEPEGDASTRPPRVEKPRPDLDRDSFRPPPGVKRDDRSTDKDEKKKRGKNG; encoded by the coding sequence ATGTTTTCTGTCAATAAGCTCAGATTACAAGGCCGTGGACTGGCGCTTTCGCCTAACTGGCTTCAGGAGTTTTTCCGCGAATACACCTTCCTTTCGTTGGTTGCGCTTTCGGTCATCGCGGGGATGATGTTTGGCGCCACGGTGGCCTATCAGGCGAGCATGACCGAGCAGGCGCAAGAAGTCGCGGGGCTCGCGAACTACCGTCCTAACCTGGTCACTCGCGTTATCGCCGGTGATGGCAAGACGGTCGTTGGAGAATTCTCGCTCGAGCGCAGGATTCCGGTCACTTTCGATCAAATACCGGAAACGATGAAGAACGCGGTCTTTGCGATTGAGGACGACCGGTTCTTCCAGCACATTGGAGTCGACCCCATTCGTATCGTGACCGCTGCCTTCAAAAATCTGATAAAGAGCCGCAAGGCCGAGGGCGCTTCGACGCTCACACAACAGCTTGCCCGCTCGCTGTACCTGACTCCCGAGAAGACCTACACAAGAAAGATCAGAGAGATACTGTTCGCGTTGCAAATCGAGCGCTACTACACGAAGGAACAAATAATGGAGATGTATTGCAACTACATCTTCCTGGGCGGCGGCGCCTACGGCTTCGAGGCGGCTTCCCAGTACTACTTCTCCAAATCGCTCAAGGACCTGACGCTCGAAGAGAGCGCTTTGCTGGCCGGGCTTCCCAAGGCGCCGAGCCTCTACTCGCCGACGCGCGATGAGAAGGCGGCGCTCGATCGGCGCAACGTCGTGCTCTATCGGATGCACGAAGAAGGCTACATCACCAACGACGAATACAATCGCGCCCGCCAGACTCGAATCAACCTGAACATCAGCCCTCCTCAAAACGCAAACAACTCGATCTTCGGCTACTTCGTCGAGTCGGTGCGCCAGGAGTCCGAAGAAACCTTTGGAACGTGGCAGACCCAGACCGGCGGGATGAACATCTATACCACGATTGACGGGGCGGCCCAGCGCGAGGCAGTGCGAGCGGTCCGCCGCGGGCTGCACGCGTACGAAGACCGGCACGGCAAGCGTTGGCGCGGTAAGCTGACCAACATCCTCGATCAAAAGCCGCCCGGTGATATTTCGCACTACTCACACCCGGACTGGATGGGCGACTATGTGGCGGGCGAATACATCTACGGGCTGGTGATGAGCGTCGGCACGTCGAGCGCTGAGGTCCGGTTCGGTGACTACAGGGCTTCGCTCACCGACGCGGCAACGAAGTGGGCGGGCGGGCCTCCGTCGAAGCTGCTTCGAAAAGGCGACCTCGCCGTGTTCAAGGTCAACAAGGCCGACAACGACAAAAAAGTGCTGGAGGTCACCCTTGATCAACTGCCGTCGGTCGATGGATCGCTGATATGCCTGGAATCGAAGACCGGCGACGTCAAGGCGATGGTGGGCGGCTATGATTTTGCCACTCGCAAGTTCAACAACGCGACTCAAGCCGAACGGCAAACCGGCTCGACGTTCAAGCCGTTTATCTACGCCGCGGCTGTCGAGAATGGCTTTACGCCCGACACGGTTGTGAGCGCGGAGCCGTTTGTCGATCCGGTGACTGGCTGGTCTCCTGCAAACTACGACGGGTCGAGCGGCGGAGGGATGATGCCGCTCAGGAGCGCGCTCCAGCAATCGATCAACGTGGTCGCGGTGCGTTTGCTGTCGATAGTCGGAGTAGACAAGGGCGCGAATATTGTTAAACGCTTTGGCTTGCCCAACCCCATGAAACGAGTGTTGCCGTCGGCGCTTGGCGCGACCGAGGAACCGCTGCTCGATATGGTCAGCGCTTACTCGGTTTTCTCGAATCAAGGTGTGCGCGTCAAACCGCATCTGATCAAGCGGGTCACCGACTCAGACGGCGACATGAAGCAAGAGTGGAACTCTGAATCGTCCAAAGCAATCTCACCCTGGGTCGCCTCCCAGATGCAAGTGATGATGCGCGGAGTGGTCACCGGCGGCACGGCCGGGTCGATGATGGCCAACAAAGAACTCGCCAAGCGGATGATCTGCGGCAAGACCGGAACGGTAAACGATTTCACCGACGCGTGGTTCATCGGGTACACACCGACTTACACTGCCGGCGTCTGGATCGGTTATCCAGGGTTGAAGAAGACGCTGGGCAACAAGGAAGCGGGTTCGGTCGCAGCGCTGCCGATGTGGATTCACTTCATGGAGAAGTTCCTGAAGGACAAACCCAACGATCAATTTCCCAAGAACGTTCCTCCGGATAAAGAAGTGATCGCCCGCAGGTCCGAGGCTGAACGCGCGATTCGCGAGGCGCAAGCCGGAGAAGCTGCGGCCCGGTCAACCGACGAACTGAGCGATAAGGCAAAGAGCGTTGCCCAGGACGAGGAGACGCCGAAAGAGACCAAAGAGCCCAAAGACCGGTCCGCCCCAAGAATGGTCGAGCCGGAAGGCGACGCTTCCACCAGACCCCCGCGCGTTGAGAAACCGCGGCCGGACCTGGATCGCGATAGTTTCCGTCCGCCACCGGGAGTCAAACGCGATGATCGCAGTACCGACAAGGACGAAAAAAAGAAGCGCGGGAAGAACGGGTGA
- a CDS encoding LLM class flavin-dependent oxidoreductase, with product MQYGFTIEGGDIQAISELTQEAEAAGWDGVFIADAVDIGPWPWFDPWIVLAAMAMRTERIRIGTMITPVPRRRPWRMARETVTLDHLSGGRLILGVGLGAAEHDGGFHKVGEAMDIKTRAQRLDEGLAIMTGLWSGKPFSFTGEHYSVQEMTMLPAPVQSPRIPVWVPGVWLKPKSMERTLRWDGIIPQKYKSMERMTPAEIKKLKQFVDEHRPQTTRFDIVVGGQTPGGNRKEAIKKVGAFAKAGATWWLESLMTSSWDSLRKRVKQGPPRLE from the coding sequence ATGCAGTATGGATTCACTATCGAAGGGGGCGACATCCAAGCCATCAGCGAGCTTACCCAGGAGGCAGAGGCTGCCGGGTGGGACGGCGTCTTTATAGCCGATGCCGTTGACATCGGACCGTGGCCCTGGTTCGACCCGTGGATCGTTCTCGCTGCGATGGCGATGCGTACGGAGCGCATTCGTATCGGGACGATGATAACCCCGGTGCCGAGGCGGCGTCCCTGGAGGATGGCCCGTGAAACGGTCACCCTGGATCACCTTTCGGGTGGCCGCCTGATTCTGGGAGTCGGGCTGGGAGCCGCCGAACATGACGGAGGGTTCCACAAGGTAGGCGAAGCGATGGATATTAAGACCCGCGCGCAACGGTTGGACGAGGGCCTCGCGATAATGACCGGGCTCTGGAGCGGCAAGCCGTTCAGTTTCACCGGCGAGCACTACAGCGTGCAGGAAATGACCATGCTCCCGGCGCCGGTGCAGTCGCCCAGGATTCCTGTCTGGGTTCCTGGCGTTTGGCTCAAGCCGAAATCCATGGAACGCACGCTCAGATGGGACGGGATTATTCCGCAGAAGTACAAATCCATGGAGCGAATGACACCTGCCGAGATTAAGAAACTAAAGCAATTCGTTGACGAGCATCGCCCGCAGACCACTCGATTCGATATCGTAGTCGGAGGTCAAACGCCCGGCGGCAATCGTAAGGAGGCAATCAAGAAAGTTGGCGCGTTCGCCAAAGCCGGCGCGACGTGGTGGCTTGAAAGCTTGATGACTTCTTCGTGGGATTCGCTGCGCAAGCGAGTCAAGCAAGGCCCGCCGAGACTGGAATAA
- a CDS encoding nucleoside 2-deoxyribosyltransferase, producing the protein MGRKPQPSKPRNVFVGGPIHYAISQDTYDAPLRALITSILSVLEGGGYEVFSAHRAEAFGLDREKFSSHEIAMRDFDWMKRCESFVAVLPAGRDGVLRTDGTHVELGWACALGKPIVAVAPLPLPESYGHLLRGLESIARVVFVDIREVQKCPAVLREVLERQFRQNVSSRKR; encoded by the coding sequence ATGGGGCGGAAGCCACAACCCTCGAAACCCCGCAATGTCTTCGTAGGAGGGCCCATTCACTACGCCATCTCGCAAGACACGTATGACGCTCCGTTGAGGGCACTAATCACGTCGATCCTTTCGGTACTCGAGGGAGGCGGCTATGAAGTCTTCTCCGCGCATCGCGCTGAAGCGTTTGGCCTCGACCGCGAGAAATTCAGTTCCCACGAGATCGCTATGCGCGACTTCGACTGGATGAAACGGTGCGAGAGCTTCGTGGCGGTTCTCCCTGCCGGACGCGATGGTGTTTTGCGCACCGATGGCACGCACGTGGAGCTGGGCTGGGCCTGCGCCTTGGGCAAGCCGATCGTAGCGGTGGCCCCGCTTCCTCTGCCGGAGAGCTACGGCCATCTGCTGCGCGGTCTGGAGTCGATCGCGCGCGTCGTCTTCGTCGACATCCGCGAGGTTCAGAAGTGCCCCGCTGTCCTACGGGAAGTGCTGGAGCGGCAGTTCCGGCAAAATGTCAGTAGCAGAAAGCGTTAG
- a CDS encoding creatininase, whose product MNHTGQQLRRYGDLVSSEVEEGLREERLILPVGAIEQHGPHLPLTVDIDIANALASEIAERLGGYLAPTITYGARSLPQSGGGPSFPGTIAVRGTTLIEYFTDVLTAYVRCGARSLVVVNGHYENEPFLFESMEVCRESGRLDGVEVISLSWWSVVTQDFVAKLFSGAFPGWHAEHAGLCETSLMLYLRPEVVRAERPQHSRPPLAGVYLHPIDPEQISDRGVLAQTAGSSAEIGRTLFEHVSSELERLVRNPHGLARK is encoded by the coding sequence ATGAACCATACTGGACAGCAATTACGCAGATATGGGGACTTGGTGTCCTCCGAGGTGGAGGAAGGATTGCGGGAGGAGCGATTGATTCTTCCAGTCGGAGCAATCGAGCAGCACGGGCCACACCTGCCGCTGACCGTGGACATTGACATAGCCAACGCGCTGGCAAGCGAGATTGCGGAGCGGCTCGGCGGCTACCTAGCCCCAACAATTACCTATGGAGCGCGTTCGCTTCCCCAAAGCGGCGGCGGCCCGTCGTTCCCGGGCACTATCGCCGTGCGCGGGACGACGCTGATCGAGTACTTCACCGACGTTCTTACAGCCTACGTTCGCTGTGGTGCCCGATCTCTCGTCGTCGTCAACGGGCACTACGAGAATGAGCCGTTCCTCTTTGAGTCGATGGAGGTGTGCCGCGAGTCAGGTCGGCTCGACGGAGTAGAGGTCATTTCGTTGAGCTGGTGGAGTGTCGTCACTCAAGACTTTGTAGCGAAGCTCTTCAGTGGGGCCTTTCCTGGCTGGCACGCGGAGCATGCCGGTCTGTGCGAGACCTCGCTGATGCTCTATCTCCGACCGGAGGTCGTGCGCGCAGAGCGACCTCAGCACTCGCGGCCTCCCCTCGCGGGCGTCTACTTGCACCCAATCGACCCGGAACAGATCTCTGACCGCGGGGTTCTTGCACAGACCGCTGGCTCCTCGGCCGAGATCGGGCGGACTCTGTTCGAACACGTCTCCAGCGAGCTTGAGCGGCTGGTGCGCAACCCTCATGGGCTCGCGAGGAAATGA
- a CDS encoding dihydroorotate dehydrogenase — protein sequence MATLIRADERLTTAILGLKLANPVLVASGPVSDSLPQIQRALNAGAGGVVTKTIYVGDKENIIERVKKGPAGVFNSTTYSRVKLEQWLRTLAVLAEQDAPVITSIYAHSPEQLGNLALRIVEAGSRALEIGVSCPNGASQQVADWRLVGRYAAAVRKAVDVPFSVKLAAVSGLLENVKASIGEGSHAISLSDALPSVLVDFEHRRLAFGGPVAYSGPAIKPIVLHSIYELRQAGITCPIFGIGGVGSASDVLEYLEVGANAVQLYTMLMTSGIELLSEITGDLSAWCKKEGVTTQQLIGAALPGASA from the coding sequence ATGGCGACTCTGATTAGAGCAGACGAAAGGCTGACTACGGCGATCTTGGGTCTCAAGCTCGCCAATCCGGTATTGGTAGCCTCGGGTCCGGTTTCGGATTCGCTTCCACAGATCCAGCGTGCACTGAATGCTGGCGCGGGTGGAGTGGTGACCAAGACCATCTACGTCGGTGATAAAGAGAATATTATTGAACGCGTCAAGAAGGGTCCGGCTGGCGTGTTCAACTCAACGACCTACTCACGGGTAAAACTTGAGCAATGGCTGCGCACCCTGGCCGTGCTCGCCGAACAGGACGCCCCGGTTATCACAAGCATCTATGCCCACTCGCCTGAGCAACTTGGCAATCTGGCACTACGCATCGTGGAGGCAGGATCACGCGCCCTGGAAATCGGCGTCTCCTGCCCGAACGGTGCGAGCCAGCAGGTGGCAGATTGGAGGCTTGTCGGCCGCTATGCTGCCGCCGTGCGTAAAGCGGTTGACGTCCCATTTTCGGTCAAGTTGGCTGCCGTTTCGGGTCTACTCGAGAACGTCAAGGCGAGCATTGGCGAGGGATCGCACGCAATCAGCTTGAGCGATGCGCTGCCTTCGGTTCTCGTCGACTTCGAGCATCGACGCCTAGCCTTCGGCGGGCCCGTCGCCTACTCTGGGCCGGCGATCAAGCCGATCGTCCTTCACTCCATTTATGAACTCCGCCAAGCCGGGATTACATGCCCGATCTTCGGGATTGGTGGGGTGGGCAGCGCGTCCGATGTGCTGGAATACCTTGAGGTCGGGGCCAACGCGGTGCAACTCTATACGATGCTGATGACATCGGGGATAGAGCTGCTGTCCGAGATAACCGGTGACCTTTCGGCATGGTGTAAGAAGGAGGGGGTCACGACCCAACAACTGATCGGTGCCGCCCTCCCAGGAGCCTCTGCATGA
- a CDS encoding radical SAM protein: MRITLATSPHVRHPAVLQNDFQVASSSMLTFIPIGLLSLISSMRSSLQIEPSLYDLNRRIVDGTIPLGPSFYRSAATEICSSDPDIVGFMTENESYHHVLQICREIKEIKPDCVIVLGGPHASAVAAATLTSWPCIDYIVSGEGETSFADLIRSLMADGFNSAPGVWYRQPSGAPFFAGERPLIKELDTLPYPAYDLYEPDPEEEIFFEVGRGCPFQCTFCSTAPFWKRAYRVKSGARIIEELLYVLRLYGPRRMHFTHDLFTTSKTWVQEVCQVLIRAGAPIKWTCSSRTDTVDAELLKLMATAGCSAIYFGLESGSPRILAEIRKKIDVAHSFEILRSCLEAGIAANVGFIGGFPSEDEQSLSETFDAYARALEIGCAPVHFFQFTPFEDSSIAGTLGDRICTGHFLDLPLGPELGAANRKLVASDPVVFGAYHRPRRHSEEIKEELIDGLEEFPTLVSAALLPALWLAKSSGGMFALYRRWVEWISKFNDARNAASYRRCFGTPVLFADFLMDEMRLIHEFPPALLSVLQVIRLNHEIAGQEQPVIATTMANYRTGLPSEGWPKIELSTNLVLGDIVGKLEIPLDIESLLSTKPPDPLPEPEPGPMYLLWKRVAPGRVQLLKADAFTFHAVRQLQISSKKAGDIVQTWAMDHNASGREGDLFSLVDQLEEAARLGVVHCKSLGG, encoded by the coding sequence ATGAGGATAACACTTGCAACCAGCCCACACGTGCGCCATCCGGCAGTCTTGCAGAACGACTTCCAGGTCGCTTCCTCCTCGATGCTCACTTTCATTCCTATCGGACTGCTTTCGCTGATCTCATCGATGCGTTCATCGCTGCAAATCGAACCGTCACTCTATGATCTGAACCGGCGCATCGTCGACGGAACCATCCCCCTGGGACCCAGCTTCTATCGCTCAGCCGCAACGGAGATCTGCTCCTCGGACCCGGACATAGTAGGGTTCATGACTGAGAACGAGTCCTATCATCACGTTCTCCAGATCTGCCGGGAGATCAAAGAGATCAAGCCGGACTGCGTCATTGTTCTTGGTGGCCCGCACGCGTCGGCTGTTGCCGCCGCCACCCTCACGTCCTGGCCGTGTATCGATTACATTGTCAGCGGAGAAGGAGAAACGTCCTTTGCGGATTTGATCCGCAGCTTGATGGCAGACGGGTTCAATTCCGCCCCTGGCGTGTGGTACCGACAGCCGAGCGGCGCTCCCTTCTTTGCCGGAGAAAGACCGTTGATCAAGGAGCTCGACACGCTGCCTTATCCAGCGTACGACCTCTACGAGCCGGATCCGGAGGAGGAGATTTTCTTCGAGGTCGGGCGCGGCTGCCCGTTTCAATGCACCTTCTGTTCGACCGCCCCTTTCTGGAAGCGAGCGTATCGCGTCAAGTCTGGTGCGAGGATCATCGAAGAGTTGCTGTACGTCCTCCGGCTCTACGGGCCCCGGCGAATGCACTTCACGCACGACCTTTTCACAACGAGCAAAACATGGGTCCAGGAAGTGTGCCAGGTGTTGATCAGAGCCGGGGCACCAATTAAATGGACCTGCAGCTCACGGACTGACACTGTCGACGCTGAGCTTCTCAAACTCATGGCTACAGCAGGCTGCAGTGCCATCTACTTCGGCCTCGAGAGCGGTTCGCCCCGCATCCTCGCTGAGATTAGGAAGAAGATCGACGTAGCTCATTCATTCGAAATCTTACGGTCTTGCTTGGAGGCTGGGATAGCTGCGAACGTAGGCTTTATCGGCGGATTCCCTAGTGAGGATGAGCAAAGCCTCTCCGAGACTTTCGACGCGTACGCTAGAGCTTTAGAAATTGGATGCGCTCCAGTCCACTTCTTCCAGTTCACCCCTTTTGAAGATTCCTCCATCGCTGGCACGTTGGGGGACAGGATCTGTACTGGCCACTTCTTGGATCTTCCTCTAGGGCCCGAGCTCGGCGCCGCGAATCGGAAATTGGTTGCTAGCGATCCTGTTGTCTTCGGGGCCTACCATCGGCCCCGCCGCCATAGCGAGGAGATCAAAGAGGAGCTGATCGACGGCCTCGAGGAATTTCCCACGCTGGTGTCTGCAGCCCTGCTCCCAGCTCTGTGGCTCGCTAAGTCTTCAGGCGGGATGTTCGCGCTCTACCGTCGGTGGGTCGAGTGGATCTCCAAGTTTAATGATGCCCGGAACGCAGCATCTTATAGGCGGTGCTTTGGCACGCCGGTACTCTTCGCCGATTTCCTGATGGATGAAATGCGGTTGATTCATGAATTTCCGCCGGCTCTGCTCTCTGTTCTCCAGGTGATTCGTCTCAACCATGAGATCGCAGGCCAGGAACAGCCCGTCATAGCGACGACGATGGCCAACTACAGAACGGGTCTCCCGTCAGAAGGTTGGCCCAAAATCGAATTATCGACAAATCTGGTTCTGGGTGACATCGTGGGCAAGCTCGAAATACCGCTAGATATAGAGTCCCTGTTGTCGACGAAGCCTCCCGATCCGCTTCCGGAGCCGGAGCCTGGGCCGATGTATCTACTCTGGAAACGCGTTGCGCCGGGACGAGTTCAACTGTTGAAAGCAGACGCATTCACGTTTCACGCGGTACGTCAACTACAGATATCATCAAAGAAAGCGGGTGACATTGTGCAAACCTGGGCGATGGATCACAATGCTAGCGGGCGAGAGGGGGATCTGTTTTCGCTCGTTGATCAGCTTGAGGAGGCTGCTCGATTGGGTGTTGTTCATTGTAAATCTCTAGGCGGCTGA
- a CDS encoding radical SAM protein, whose amino-acid sequence MQPQTVRFNREYFGYIAGFPEGQIHLLTQAAGPALERGASLDELQPYLLEELVVRPGFHLDTPLLVWFEITRKCNLNCPHCYIDAGPPREGELATSEILHLLEEMAEMGVWAVTFTGGEPTLHPDFAEFVQFARSQGLLVGIATNGMFLSDALLDRLPRDGVIISVSLDNLHIMNPRDPASDFNVAARAVLRSQQMGFMTNVMTNTHKRNIDRLGELLDWAQQNGVSVRSVPFSPLGRGEQHLELENTPSDVQKAAEFWLKEKEWEREYHRMSGLCVGTIFDYGETLGYLTRRCPSGRYLCYIASDGTVYPCTSCAAVSILSPGSLKGRSFSSMWRSEWEIRRYCWDNFTSTCEGCVINNPEYYCASRCPALSYARHREYFACGASDFQIQSTIVRTAMLRASQLGECERPVEPRRLQRGSL is encoded by the coding sequence ATGCAGCCGCAGACTGTCAGATTCAATCGCGAATACTTCGGTTATATCGCTGGTTTTCCAGAGGGCCAGATACATCTGTTGACCCAGGCCGCTGGACCCGCGTTGGAGCGTGGTGCCTCTTTGGACGAGCTCCAACCATACCTGCTTGAGGAGCTGGTTGTAAGACCAGGCTTTCACCTTGATACGCCGCTGCTCGTATGGTTTGAGATAACGCGGAAGTGCAACTTAAACTGTCCGCATTGCTATATCGACGCAGGCCCCCCGCGAGAAGGGGAGCTGGCTACGTCGGAGATCCTCCATCTGCTAGAAGAGATGGCGGAAATGGGCGTATGGGCGGTCACCTTCACTGGCGGCGAACCGACGTTGCACCCCGACTTTGCGGAGTTCGTGCAGTTTGCACGCAGTCAGGGCCTGCTCGTGGGGATCGCCACAAATGGCATGTTCCTCTCCGATGCGCTCCTCGATCGTTTGCCGCGGGACGGTGTCATCATCAGCGTCAGCCTCGACAATCTTCACATCATGAACCCCCGGGACCCTGCCAGCGACTTCAATGTCGCCGCCCGTGCGGTGCTCCGAAGCCAGCAAATGGGCTTCATGACCAACGTCATGACCAACACACACAAGCGAAACATTGATCGGTTGGGCGAATTGCTCGATTGGGCGCAGCAGAACGGTGTTTCGGTGCGAAGTGTCCCATTCAGCCCGCTTGGGCGGGGGGAGCAACACCTTGAACTAGAGAACACGCCGTCGGACGTCCAGAAAGCGGCTGAATTCTGGCTCAAAGAGAAAGAGTGGGAGCGGGAATATCACCGTATGAGCGGCCTCTGCGTAGGCACTATATTCGACTATGGCGAGACACTCGGTTACCTAACTCGCCGCTGCCCGAGCGGCAGGTACCTTTGCTATATTGCCTCTGACGGAACCGTTTACCCCTGTACCTCTTGTGCTGCGGTAAGCATTCTCTCACCGGGGAGCCTCAAAGGGAGATCGTTCTCTTCCATGTGGCGCTCCGAATGGGAGATACGTCGCTACTGCTGGGACAACTTCACGTCGACTTGCGAAGGTTGCGTAATTAACAATCCGGAATACTACTGCGCCTCGAGGTGCCCGGCGCTCTCTTACGCTCGCCACCGCGAGTACTTTGCTTGCGGGGCCTCTGACTTCCAGATTCAGAGCACCATAGTCCGTACGGCGATGCTGCGAGCATCTCAACTGGGAGAATGTGAGCGGCCTGTCGAGCCGCGACGGCTCCAGCGCGGATCGCTCTGA
- a CDS encoding nuclear transport factor 2 family protein: MATRKDPGLEKRIERFNSTYEKGTDYFENFAEDASIYTIGSTEPFKGRAAYEANFKKLLKEKRKVDVLKSDVQVMDETAVLMQLLEITQSQVVTVLRQSTIWKKENGDWKVVHLHCASVGTPRPTAAQRNPQAIKVLADRIATVSAQVGVAQ, from the coding sequence ATGGCAACCCGAAAGGATCCAGGACTCGAAAAACGAATCGAACGATTTAACTCAACCTACGAGAAGGGAACCGACTATTTCGAAAACTTCGCTGAAGACGCCAGCATCTACACGATCGGCTCCACTGAACCCTTCAAAGGACGTGCGGCCTATGAAGCGAACTTCAAGAAACTCCTCAAGGAAAAGCGTAAAGTGGACGTGCTGAAAAGCGATGTCCAGGTAATGGACGAGACAGCGGTCCTGATGCAACTCTTGGAGATAACGCAATCGCAGGTGGTTACCGTCTTGCGCCAGAGCACTATCTGGAAGAAGGAAAACGGTGATTGGAAAGTCGTTCATCTGCATTGCGCGTCGGTCGGTACTCCAAGACCAACTGCTGCCCAAAGGAATCCTCAAGCAATCAAGGTGCTGGCAGACAGAATCGCGACGGTCTCCGCTCAAGTTGGCGTCGCGCAGTAA
- a CDS encoding thymidylate synthase: MAMNSHPDLAAAYRHGLLDLLQDGHPVPSVREPTSPASGFGCADRPSIEMIGYSFEVTNPFACLVDSDARPLRLPYCVGSFLWTLAGSNDLERLQSYHPEARNFSDDGISLSGAFGKRLFRYRDEIDQIDAIVERLRVDTSSRRTFAAICDAGDNVQRSREYPCCIGLQYFLRDGRLHSITYMRAQHALLILPYDAFLFMMLQCVMAARVGAAVGTYRHICGTFHIYQKEREFAERVLGNPLRSIEFGRADGSELELAEVLEFEERARSVGRARDVRSLLDMLQAGEGGSEFARHSKLVVLGHWLHSLTEDQNNAALERLPVPLQMMMRRHWQAASKSTAF; the protein is encoded by the coding sequence ATGGCAATGAATTCACATCCGGACTTGGCTGCCGCGTATCGACATGGCCTCCTGGATCTCCTTCAGGACGGACATCCCGTGCCGTCGGTGCGGGAGCCGACTTCTCCGGCATCAGGGTTCGGGTGCGCCGACCGGCCTTCAATCGAAATGATTGGCTATTCGTTCGAAGTTACGAACCCTTTTGCCTGCCTTGTTGATTCGGACGCGCGTCCGCTGCGGCTGCCGTATTGCGTCGGCTCATTCTTGTGGACTCTAGCTGGCTCCAACGACCTTGAACGCCTTCAGTCCTATCACCCAGAGGCACGGAATTTCTCCGATGACGGAATCAGTTTGTCGGGCGCTTTCGGGAAGCGCCTCTTCCGATATCGTGATGAGATCGACCAGATCGACGCCATCGTCGAACGGTTGCGAGTGGACACCTCGAGCCGACGAACTTTCGCAGCTATCTGCGATGCCGGCGATAACGTTCAACGCTCGCGTGAGTACCCCTGTTGTATAGGACTCCAGTACTTCCTCCGCGATGGACGCCTCCATTCTATCACCTACATGCGTGCGCAACACGCCCTGCTAATCCTTCCGTATGACGCATTTCTTTTTATGATGTTGCAGTGCGTCATGGCTGCGCGGGTCGGCGCGGCTGTGGGTACCTACCGGCACATCTGTGGCACGTTTCACATCTACCAAAAGGAACGTGAGTTCGCGGAGCGGGTGCTCGGCAACCCCTTGCGCTCAATTGAGTTCGGCCGCGCAGACGGGAGCGAGCTTGAGCTTGCGGAGGTTCTGGAATTCGAAGAACGCGCTCGTTCCGTGGGGCGCGCGCGTGACGTCCGCTCGCTTCTCGATATGCTGCAAGCCGGTGAGGGCGGATCGGAGTTCGCTCGCCATTCGAAGCTCGTCGTCCTCGGACATTGGCTCCACAGCCTCACCGAAGACCAAAACAACGCTGCTCTGGAAAGATTGCCGGTGCCTTTGCAAATGATGATGCGACGGCACTGGCAGGCAGCGTCCAAGAGCACAGCTTTCTAA